One Paracoccus sp. SCSIO 75233 genomic window carries:
- a CDS encoding IS5 family transposase (programmed frameshift), producing the protein MSNLFWLTEAQMARLKPFFPKSHGKPRVDDRRVLSGIIFINRNGLRWCDAPKDYGPAKTLYNRWKRWSDNGVFARILMGLAAESTEHKTIMMDATYLKAHRTASSLRVKKGGGGRQIGRTKGGMNTKLHAVTDAKGRPIQFFMSAGQVSDYTGAAALLSSLPKADWMLADRGYDADWFREALKNKGIKVCIPGRKSRKKAVKYDKRRYKSRNRIEIMFGRLKDWRRVATRYDRCPETFFSAILLAATVIFWL; encoded by the exons ATGAGCAATCTTTTCTGGCTGACAGAAGCGCAGATGGCGCGCCTCAAACCCTTCTTTCCCAAGAGCCATGGCAAGCCCCGTGTTGATGACCGACGTGTCCTGAGCGGCATAATTTTCATCAATCGTAATGGCTTGCGATGGTGCGACGCGCCGAAGGACTACGGCCCCGCCAAGACGCTCTACAACCGCTGGAAGCGCTGGAGCGACAACGGTGTCTTTGCCCGGATCCTGATGGGCCTGGCCGCCGAAAGCACCGAGCACAAGACAATCATGATGGATGCGACCTATCTGAAAGCCCATCGCACGGCGTCGAGCCTGCGGGTCAAAAAAGGGGGCG GCGGGCGCCAGATCGGGCGAACGAAAGGTGGCATGAACACGAAACTGCACGCCGTCACCGACGCGAAAGGACGCCCGATCCAGTTCTTCATGTCGGCTGGGCAAGTGAGTGACTATACTGGCGCGGCGGCCCTGCTGAGCAGCCTGCCAAAGGCCGACTGGATGCTTGCGGACAGGGGTTATGACGCCGACTGGTTCCGCGAGGCCCTGAAAAACAAGGGGATAAAGGTTTGTATCCCGGGTCGCAAGTCGCGCAAGAAGGCGGTCAAATACGACAAGCGGCGCTACAAAAGCCGCAACCGCATCGAAATCATGTTCGGCCGACTCAAGGATTGGAGACGCGTCGCCACCCGATACGACCGTTGCCCCGAGACCTTCTTCTCTGCAATCCTGCTCGCCGCGACCGTCATCTTCTGGTTATGA
- a CDS encoding DUF2493 domain-containing protein produces MAYDTANTYETIELFGLTEKDAQLPIPEDHILTDHIIRESFEALLGQLRGTGLEAEIEPLAHGLATILQRRKVALGKEVDRTADKIGALAKSHDGSEIAETALEEAQARFLQLREIVGAIEVMSEAAAECYEIETGHAFIPAAGSRASVRAQETGAVFEARQLLEQHDRETAEKSKVEGVPLIVSGATDWTDVDVIFNTLDKVRERIKQNRNQEIFLCHKGGKHGAEMIAARWARARGIAQARFDPRWSAHGRAAPFKCNDEMLDDKFAATGVVLFGGNGVALNLGQKAEAKGLTVMRVADPAKKTAQD; encoded by the coding sequence ATGGCTTACGACACTGCGAACACCTACGAGACCATCGAGCTTTTCGGGCTGACCGAGAAGGATGCACAACTCCCGATCCCCGAGGATCACATCCTGACCGACCACATCATCCGCGAGAGCTTCGAGGCTTTGCTCGGGCAGCTGCGCGGGACTGGGCTTGAAGCAGAGATCGAACCGCTGGCCCATGGGCTCGCCACGATCCTGCAGCGGCGCAAGGTGGCGCTTGGCAAGGAGGTCGACCGCACCGCCGACAAGATCGGCGCGCTGGCAAAATCCCACGACGGATCGGAGATCGCTGAGACCGCGCTCGAAGAGGCGCAGGCGCGCTTCCTGCAGTTGCGCGAGATTGTCGGCGCCATCGAGGTGATGAGCGAGGCGGCGGCGGAATGCTACGAGATCGAGACGGGCCACGCTTTCATCCCGGCAGCCGGGTCGCGCGCAAGCGTCCGGGCGCAGGAGACCGGGGCAGTCTTCGAGGCACGGCAGCTCCTTGAACAGCACGACCGTGAGACTGCCGAGAAGTCGAAAGTCGAGGGGGTGCCCCTGATCGTCTCAGGCGCCACCGACTGGACCGATGTCGATGTGATCTTCAACACGCTCGACAAGGTTCGCGAACGGATCAAGCAGAACCGCAACCAGGAGATCTTCCTCTGCCACAAGGGTGGCAAGCACGGGGCAGAGATGATTGCGGCTCGGTGGGCCCGGGCACGCGGGATAGCACAGGCGCGCTTCGATCCGCGCTGGTCCGCGCATGGGCGGGCGGCACCGTTCAAGTGCAACGATGAGATGCTGGACGACAAGTTCGCGGCGACGGGGGTTGTACTCTTCGGCGGCAATGGGGTCGCGCTGAACCTCGGGCAGAAGGCGGAAGCAAAAGGCCTGACGGTCATGCGGGTTGCGGACCCTGCGAAGAAGACTGCGCAGGATTGA
- a CDS encoding GSU2403 family nucleotidyltransferase fold protein has protein sequence MTPLSSIAMSAYTDLVRLLKDDALSGVEGKPTLKERGDKAYWYAARRVGTEMRFIYIGEDSDETRARINRIEELRSTAKDRQAERSRLVRLLRAEGMTPTDRATGSILSAMAAAGTFRLGGTIVGTNAFRLYEGELGIRLPIGGMANTGDIDIAQFEKLSVALQDQVDPGLAETFSALKFDPLPALDQGRTWRWAQGGSGQLVEFLTPAFGDETIRDLPALGVNAQGLNYLNFLIAEPIHAAAIYRSGVLVQVPRPERYAIHKLIIADRRRDGAGSLKSAKDREQAAFLIAAMVEDRPDDLARAYATALEVGPRWREHIGNSLKRMPETKLILDGLGV, from the coding sequence ATGACCCCACTCAGCAGCATCGCGATGAGCGCCTACACCGATCTGGTACGTCTTTTGAAGGACGACGCCTTGTCCGGTGTTGAAGGCAAGCCGACGCTCAAAGAGCGCGGCGACAAGGCCTATTGGTATGCCGCGCGGCGCGTCGGAACCGAGATGCGGTTCATCTATATCGGCGAGGACAGTGACGAGACGCGTGCACGTATCAACCGGATTGAGGAGCTGCGCTCGACCGCCAAGGATCGGCAGGCGGAACGGTCTCGGCTTGTCCGCCTCTTGCGCGCCGAAGGCATGACCCCCACCGACCGGGCAACCGGGTCCATCCTGTCGGCGATGGCGGCAGCCGGGACTTTCCGTTTGGGTGGCACCATCGTTGGAACCAATGCGTTTCGCCTCTATGAAGGCGAGCTTGGTATCCGTCTGCCCATTGGCGGTATGGCCAACACCGGCGACATCGACATCGCCCAGTTCGAAAAGCTGAGCGTGGCGCTGCAAGATCAGGTTGACCCGGGTCTGGCGGAGACCTTCTCGGCGCTCAAATTTGATCCCCTACCGGCCCTTGACCAAGGCCGGACCTGGCGATGGGCCCAGGGTGGCAGTGGCCAGTTGGTCGAGTTCCTCACACCGGCGTTCGGGGATGAGACCATTCGTGATCTGCCAGCATTGGGCGTGAATGCCCAAGGATTGAACTATCTCAACTTCCTGATTGCCGAACCGATCCACGCGGCGGCGATCTATCGTTCCGGCGTTCTGGTGCAAGTGCCGCGCCCGGAGAGATACGCGATCCATAAACTGATCATCGCGGATCGGCGGCGGGACGGGGCGGGGAGCCTCAAGTCTGCCAAGGACCGCGAGCAGGCGGCTTTCCTGATCGCGGCGATGGTCGAGGACCGGCCCGATGATCTGGCCCGCGCCTATGCCACTGCGCTGGAGGTTGGCCCACGCTGGCGCGAGCACATCGGCAACTCGCTGAAGCGGATGCCTGAGACGAAACTAATCCTCGACGGGTTGGGAGTGTGA
- a CDS encoding helix-turn-helix domain-containing protein: MSRSKRLTDADRMEIVREAAEGVSTSVLAERFGVSVRAIQYTLKADAERQTDAAIPVSAVSVKVTAAELAALDEVLAKAGIESRAEGLRRLIQAAGGVFVPDAQMAAEMARYRASLHEVGNGVGQIAKQMTRANRMGQGAVGGTSAEFTELRLAQMRGLARFILDSADEIDLLLRRRRDAMQLEATAVLREFAHAAE, translated from the coding sequence ATGTCGCGCTCAAAACGTCTCACAGATGCGGACCGCATGGAGATCGTTCGCGAAGCTGCGGAAGGCGTTTCCACTTCAGTGCTGGCGGAACGGTTTGGCGTTTCGGTGCGGGCGATCCAGTACACGCTCAAAGCCGATGCCGAGCGCCAGACGGATGCCGCAATTCCGGTCTCAGCGGTCAGTGTGAAAGTGACGGCCGCGGAGCTGGCGGCGCTCGACGAGGTGTTGGCGAAGGCGGGGATCGAGAGCCGTGCCGAGGGGCTCAGGCGGCTCATTCAGGCGGCGGGCGGGGTGTTCGTTCCAGACGCGCAGATGGCAGCAGAGATGGCGCGCTACCGCGCCTCTCTACACGAGGTCGGCAATGGGGTCGGGCAGATCGCCAAGCAGATGACGCGGGCCAACCGGATGGGGCAGGGGGCCGTGGGGGGCACGAGTGCCGAGTTCACCGAATTGCGCCTTGCGCAGATGCGCGGGCTGGCGCGGTTCATTCTCGATTCCGCGGACGAGATCGATCTGCTTCTGCGCCGCCGTCGAGACGCGATGCAGCTCGAGGCCACGGCCGTGCTGAGGGAGTTTGCCCATGCGGCTGAATGA